A window of Prolixibacter sp. SD074 contains these coding sequences:
- a CDS encoding uroporphyrinogen-III synthase has translation MSQSQLQHKVFISTRPKGTSEDMKRWFAAEGATLLELPMIEIQAVPLSAKMEKILNDLSRFDWLVFTSPNGIHCFFEQLKTVQDNYLLPEKIKIAAVGKKTAAKLAPYGHSARFINHGQTGDEFAEELYEEIAESEKVLLPVGNLARHRIEEKLSGKTKVERLEVYQTLMPEVINSDILRRIEADNYELIIFTSPSGIDNFIRLTEKQLTPSALRLACIGHTTAKAAEKHGTGPVVVASTSNSKGLMAAIAGHYNIAFNE, from the coding sequence ATGAGCCAAAGTCAATTGCAACATAAGGTATTTATCTCCACCCGGCCCAAAGGAACGTCGGAAGACATGAAGCGATGGTTTGCCGCTGAAGGCGCCACCCTGCTGGAACTTCCAATGATTGAAATACAGGCGGTTCCGCTTAGCGCGAAGATGGAGAAAATCCTGAACGATTTGAGCCGCTTCGATTGGTTGGTTTTTACCAGTCCCAACGGCATTCACTGCTTTTTCGAACAGCTGAAAACTGTTCAGGACAACTACCTCCTTCCGGAGAAAATAAAAATAGCGGCCGTTGGGAAGAAAACGGCTGCCAAACTGGCACCATACGGTCATTCGGCCCGGTTCATCAATCACGGTCAAACCGGCGATGAATTTGCCGAAGAACTGTATGAAGAAATTGCAGAAAGTGAAAAAGTATTGCTGCCGGTTGGTAACTTAGCCCGTCACCGCATCGAAGAGAAACTGTCCGGAAAAACAAAGGTTGAGCGGCTGGAAGTGTACCAAACCCTGATGCCGGAAGTAATTAACAGCGACATTCTGCGACGTATTGAAGCAGACAATTACGAACTGATCATCTTCACCAGTCCGTCGGGAATTGATAACTTTATCCGGCTAACCGAAAAACAACTCACTCCTTCCGCTTTGCGACTTGCCTGCATCGGGCATACAACAGCCAAAGCGGCAGAAAAACACGGAACCGGACCCGTTGTGGTCGCTTCCACGAGTAATTCAAAAGGATTAATGGCCGCCATTGCCGGCCATTACAACATAGCATTTAACGAATAA